A region of Maniola jurtina chromosome 18, ilManJurt1.1, whole genome shotgun sequence DNA encodes the following proteins:
- the LOC123874302 gene encoding uncharacterized protein LOC123874302 isoform X1, whose product MQQTQHTVTTYPGCWDIIRRSLLRRDTPPASIDIMLSSLAESSIKQYDVCLKKWFTHCNRNSINMLEAPVPEVLQFLTSLYSSGAQYGTLNSCRAALSLILGSNISKDERIVRFFKGVFRLRPPLPKYNITWDTSRVLDYLTRYYPYEDLSLERLTMKCVTLLALVTTHRLQTLSKIKVKNIEMVSSQIIIKIPDLIKTSKPGSNQPALILPFFPERPAICPAQALTAYISKTSTLRSQEDLFISYKKPFKVVSTQTLSRWIKTVLKESGIDVSIFSAHSTRHAATSKAYRAGINIDIIRKTAGWSQNSSTFWKYYNRDLICNQENSSIAKAIIGK is encoded by the coding sequence CAAACGCAACATACAGTCACAACTTACCCTGGTTGCTGGGATATTATACGGCGGTCATTACTACGAAGAGACACCCCACCAGCCTCAATCGACATAATGCTATCATCCCTGGCAGAAAGCTCCATCAAACAGTACGATGTTTGCTTGAAGAAATGGTTTACACATTGTAACAGGAATTCAATAAATATGTTGGAAGCACCAGTCCCAGAGGTATTACAATTCTTGACATCACTTTACAGTAGTGGAGCTCAATATGGAACTCTCAATAGCTGTAGAGCCGCATTATCTCTAATACTAGGTTCAAATATATCTAAAGATGAGAGAATTGTAAGATTTTTTAAGGGTGTCTTTAGACTAAGACCGCCTCTTCCCAAATATAACATTACATGGGACACCTCTCGTGTTCTGGATTATTTGACTAGGTATTACCCTTATGAAGACCTATCCTTAGAAAGATTAACAATGAAATGTGTTACTTTGCTAGCCTTAGTGACAACACACAGATTACAAACTTtatcaaaaattaaagtaaaaaacatagaaatggtatcttcacaaataataattaaaatcccTGATTTAATTAAAACCTCTAAACCAGGCTCTAATCAACCTGCTCTTATATTGCCTTTCTTTCCAGAGAGACCTGCTATATGTCCAGCACAAGCTCTTACAGCTTATATAAGTAAAACCTCTACATTACGTAGTCAAgaggatttatttattagttataaaAAACCTTTCAAAGTAGTTTCAACCCAAACATTAAGTCGCTGGATAAAAACCGTACTAAAAGAGAGCGGTATTGATGTATCCATATTCTCTGCCCACAGCACCAGACATGCTGCAACTTCTAAAGCTTATAGAGCAGGCATCAACATAGATATTATTCGCAAAACTGCGGGCTGGAGCCAAAACTCCAGCACGTTttggaaatattataatagagatTTGATTTGTAATCAGGAAAATTCCTCTATAGCCAAAGCAATCATAGGAAAATAG
- the LOC123874302 gene encoding uncharacterized protein LOC123874302 isoform X2 — protein sequence MLSSLAESSIKQYDVCLKKWFTHCNRNSINMLEAPVPEVLQFLTSLYSSGAQYGTLNSCRAALSLILGSNISKDERIVRFFKGVFRLRPPLPKYNITWDTSRVLDYLTRYYPYEDLSLERLTMKCVTLLALVTTHRLQTLSKIKVKNIEMVSSQIIIKIPDLIKTSKPGSNQPALILPFFPERPAICPAQALTAYISKTSTLRSQEDLFISYKKPFKVVSTQTLSRWIKTVLKESGIDVSIFSAHSTRHAATSKAYRAGINIDIIRKTAGWSQNSSTFWKYYNRDLICNQENSSIAKAIIGK from the coding sequence ATGCTATCATCCCTGGCAGAAAGCTCCATCAAACAGTACGATGTTTGCTTGAAGAAATGGTTTACACATTGTAACAGGAATTCAATAAATATGTTGGAAGCACCAGTCCCAGAGGTATTACAATTCTTGACATCACTTTACAGTAGTGGAGCTCAATATGGAACTCTCAATAGCTGTAGAGCCGCATTATCTCTAATACTAGGTTCAAATATATCTAAAGATGAGAGAATTGTAAGATTTTTTAAGGGTGTCTTTAGACTAAGACCGCCTCTTCCCAAATATAACATTACATGGGACACCTCTCGTGTTCTGGATTATTTGACTAGGTATTACCCTTATGAAGACCTATCCTTAGAAAGATTAACAATGAAATGTGTTACTTTGCTAGCCTTAGTGACAACACACAGATTACAAACTTtatcaaaaattaaagtaaaaaacatagaaatggtatcttcacaaataataattaaaatcccTGATTTAATTAAAACCTCTAAACCAGGCTCTAATCAACCTGCTCTTATATTGCCTTTCTTTCCAGAGAGACCTGCTATATGTCCAGCACAAGCTCTTACAGCTTATATAAGTAAAACCTCTACATTACGTAGTCAAgaggatttatttattagttataaaAAACCTTTCAAAGTAGTTTCAACCCAAACATTAAGTCGCTGGATAAAAACCGTACTAAAAGAGAGCGGTATTGATGTATCCATATTCTCTGCCCACAGCACCAGACATGCTGCAACTTCTAAAGCTTATAGAGCAGGCATCAACATAGATATTATTCGCAAAACTGCGGGCTGGAGCCAAAACTCCAGCACGTTttggaaatattataatagagatTTGATTTGTAATCAGGAAAATTCCTCTATAGCCAAAGCAATCATAGGAAAATAG
- the LOC123874306 gene encoding uncharacterized protein LOC123874306, producing the protein MSTEKDNGEAEPETLEEAGILEADVGANFDQQLAGIDPKLKINMDPQAHRHLRPEMMFIREELRQAKMQTLAVRRTALKKLLLKDFMQEDCELKNMGLSYAPPDP; encoded by the exons ATGTCTACGGAGAAAGATAATGGTGAAGCTGAACCCGAGACCTTGGAAGAAGCAGGAATATTGGAGGCAGATGTTGGCGCTAATTT TGACCAGCAGCTGGCGGGCATCGACCCGAAGCTGAAGATCAACATGGACCCCCAGGCGCACCGCCACCTCAGGCCTGAGATGATGTTTATACGAGAGGAGTTGCGGCAGGCTAAAATGCAGACTCttgct GTACGCCGTACAGCGTTAAAGAAGCTTTTGCTGAAGGATTTCATGCAAGAAGACTGCGAGCTGAAGAATATGGGGCTCTCGTACGCTCCGCCTGATCCGTAG